In Equus asinus isolate D_3611 breed Donkey chromosome 13, EquAss-T2T_v2, whole genome shotgun sequence, one DNA window encodes the following:
- the CCDC92B gene encoding coiled-coil domain-containing 92B — MDTVSLEHQIQSVQRHISFLKKEQMALLRDLHLEILRLQKRCSELTHDLELREAQSHQQEAASRELESKCRALESQLAARAAANAELRREVAQREALVSALRCSLRAEERRFLDELRRRSHRTTVLGTELQKHTEAAAYLSCQLHAVRQRLQTPRPGPGAAAEPRPRRRAQRARRLPAPAAAAEAAAKGPGRDWAAWDRAAGALDDADAMPDPALFLYARRPPRPSGRSPRQPPPQEPPDEAGPQPGACRSPPAAPSPPGAPGDQE; from the exons ATGGATACCGTGTCCCTGGAGCATCAGATCCAGAGCGTGCAACGCCACATCAGCTTCCTGAAAAAAGAGCAGATGGCCCTGCTGCGAGACCTGCACCTGGAAATCCTGAGGCTGCAGAAACGCTGCTCAG AACTGACCCATGACCTGGAGTTGAGAGAGGCCCAGTCTCACCAGCAAG AGGCGGCGTCCCGGGAGCTGGAGAGCAAGTGCCGCGCGCTGGAGTCCCAGctggcggcgcgggcggcggccaACGCGGAGCTGCGGCGGGAGGTGGCGCAGCGCGAGGCGCTGGTGTCGGCGCTGCGCTGCAGCCTGCGCGCCGAGGAGCGCCGCTTCCTGGACGAGCTGCGTCGCCGCAGCCACCGCACCACTGTGCTGGGCACCGAGCTGCAGAAGCACACCGAGGCGGCCGCCTACCTCTCCTGCCAGCTGCACGCGGTGCGCCAGAGACTGCAGACTCCGCGCCCGGGCCCCGGCGCCGCCGCCGAGCCCCGGCCCCGCCGGCGCGCACAGCGGGCCCGCCGCctgcccgcccccgccgccgccgcggagGCCGCTGCCAAGGGCCCCGGCCGGGACTGGGCCGCCTGGGACCGCGCGGCCGGCGCCCTGGACGACGCCGATGCCATGCCCGACCCCGCGCTCTTCCTCTACGCCCGGAGGCCCCCGCGGCCCAGCGGCCGCAGCCCGCGCCAGCCGCCCCCCCAGGAGCCCCCGGACGAAGCCGGCCCGCAGCCCGGGGCCTGCCGGAGCCCGCCGGCCGCGCCCAGCCCGCCCGGTGCGCCCGGGGACCAGGAGTAG